The region CGTCCACCAGCCATCCGTCTGACTTATAGGCGCCGTTTCTCATCCTGTATTTCCACTGCCCATCTTCCTGAACCCAGCCGGCGGACAGGCTGCCTTCCTCATCCGGCTCTGTCCATATGGCCTCCGCCTTTTCTTTGGTCAGGTCCATATATTTAAGTATGTCCTCAGGAAACTCCTGCTCTTTTCCGTAACATTCAAACCATGCTTATTCAAATCTGACAATTTCCTTTTTAAGCCGTTTCATAATTTTCTTTTCCAGTCTGGATATATAGGACTGAGAGATTCCCAGCAGATCGGCCACTTCCTTCTGGGTCATTTCCTCCCCGTCCTCGTTTGTAAGGCCGTACCGCAGCTCCACGATTTTACGTTCCCTGGGATTTAAACGGCTGATGGCGTTGCTGAGCAGGCTTTTTTCTATCTCATCCTCAATATCGTGATAAATCACATCCTCATCCGTTCCAAGAATATCCGACAACAGGAGTTCATTTCCATCCCAATCCACATTCAGAGGCTCATCTATGGACACTTCCAGACGCGTCTTATTATTCCGCCTGAGATACATGAGAATCTCATTCTCAATGCATCTGGAAGCATAGGTGGCCAGCTTGATGTTCTTATCCGGCTTAAAGGTATTGATGGCTTTGATGAGGCCGATGGTGCCGATGGAAATTAAATCCTCTACCCCAACGCTGGTGTTGTCGAATTTCTTCGCTATGTAGACTACCAGCCTCAGGTTGTGCTCAATCAGGGCAGCCCTTGCCTCCTTGTCATCCTCGCCTCCCAAAAGTCCTATCATCCGGCTCTCCTCCTCCGATTCCAGAGGAGCAGGCAGTATATCAGCGCCTCCTATATAATGCACCTCCCCCTGCTTGGGCATCAGTACGGTCCTGAAGCTGGGGATGGTCTTTAACTGGAAACGGTTTGGTATGGATACTTTTATAATCATGGAAATGTCCTCCTGTACGTTGTGTGTTATTCAAGTTCCTTAGTCGCTTTTCTGTATCAGGATTTGATACTCCCCTGAGGGAGAAAGCTCCTGCTTCGTAATGGCAATGAGAGGCTTCTCAAGGCTGTACCTGCCGCCCTCCTGTTCTATCTCCATCCGGTCAATGAACACGGCCGGCAGAATTCCGCTGGTGGTTCCCACGGACTGGTACGGCACATAGACCACACCCTTTACCGTCGGACACAGCTGCTTCATAAGACCGGCTGCCGCCACATGGACCGGCTGGCTGCTCACAGGCTCCCTCAGCCGGTTGCCCGTGTCTATAAGCCCTGTGACTGTCTCTTTCTTTTCGCCGTAAATCATGGTAACCCTGCATAAATCCTTCCTGTGGGCCATGGTACGGATTAATTCCTTAATCCCCCCTGAAAATCCATAGCAAGCCGCGGCTGCCCCTGCAATCATTAAAATCCAGACAACGGCGGGAATCCTTCTTCCATGTCCGGCCTCCACCAAAAGCCACGCGTAATACCCTGCCCTGGTGTGCTCATAGAGCACCAGCATCACGCCTCCCAGAACCACGGATACAAGGTAAATGCCCGCCACGGATTTAATTACCTCTTTAGGGCTTTTCAAATGATAAGCGG is a window of Enterocloster clostridioformis DNA encoding:
- the sigE gene encoding RNA polymerase sporulation sigma factor SigE gives rise to the protein MIIKVSIPNRFQLKTIPSFRTVLMPKQGEVHYIGGADILPAPLESEEESRMIGLLGGEDDKEARAALIEHNLRLVVYIAKKFDNTSVGVEDLISIGTIGLIKAINTFKPDKNIKLATYASRCIENEILMYLRRNNKTRLEVSIDEPLNVDWDGNELLLSDILGTDEDVIYHDIEDEIEKSLLSNAISRLNPRERKIVELRYGLTNEDGEEMTQKEVADLLGISQSYISRLEKKIMKRLKKEIVRFE
- a CDS encoding sigma-E processing peptidase SpoIIGA; protein product: MVYTVYIDVVFAVNTIMDMMVLTILNRVLLYRTTKRRILTGAVIGGIWSCVVSLAPGIPAAVEILGTYVAVSSLMAVAAYHLKSPKEVIKSVAGIYLVSVVLGGVMLVLYEHTRAGYYAWLLVEAGHGRRIPAVVWILMIAGAAAACYGFSGGIKELIRTMAHRKDLCRVTMIYGEKKETVTGLIDTGNRLREPVSSQPVHVAAAGLMKQLCPTVKGVVYVPYQSVGTTSGILPAVFIDRMEIEQEGGRYSLEKPLIAITKQELSPSGEYQILIQKSD